The proteins below are encoded in one region of Ferroplasma acidiphilum:
- a CDS encoding MFS transporter, with the protein MDSQHKSLPHRNWSRIDTWAFISFAMGMFIESYIFGMSSIATTWVKIPDSYKALLLSWSPLWLIIGIGIAGPVSDRIGRKQVFYITMSLYAIGAIGITFSYTFYLILIFLGILLFASGGEMNTIMALSQEIMPRQHRSSTMLLELNFIPLGGLVLAAVAFSSLYSSIYFQRLMVALTIIIVLVVLVASRRYLPESFLWLASKGKKEQAIADAKKYYGEAGYLERTDNTKDLSDSRDLNKTSHFWLKFFATLTTAFAGTTGFGLIAYELGPIIFPNLTDLILLVSSVAAFAMGLIGFFGEKISRKSMLLWGNLGALAFTIITYELIGTWSKYIILFWALVVILNAFVQLGYLAEDTLKSEVWATKSRGSLTALVRFLGIGLYIPTIYITYTYNIYQYMLFNILVWVIGSAGAVAWYILGKETGKGIPIELAD; encoded by the coding sequence ATGGATTCTCAACATAAAAGTTTACCTCACAGAAACTGGAGCCGGATTGACACATGGGCATTTATCTCATTTGCCATGGGAATGTTCATAGAATCATATATATTCGGAATGTCTTCTATAGCCACTACCTGGGTTAAAATTCCAGACAGCTATAAGGCATTGCTATTATCATGGTCTCCCTTATGGCTGATAATAGGCATAGGAATAGCAGGCCCTGTATCCGACCGCATTGGGAGGAAACAGGTTTTCTATATTACAATGAGTTTGTACGCTATCGGCGCAATAGGGATAACATTCAGTTACACATTTTACCTTATATTAATTTTCCTTGGAATTTTGCTCTTTGCCTCAGGAGGGGAAATGAATACAATTATGGCGTTATCGCAGGAAATTATGCCCAGGCAGCACAGGAGTTCAACTATGCTGCTGGAATTAAATTTTATTCCACTTGGCGGGCTGGTTCTTGCTGCAGTTGCATTTTCAAGTTTATACAGTTCTATTTATTTCCAGAGGCTTATGGTAGCCCTGACAATAATTATAGTCCTGGTTGTCCTTGTTGCTTCCCGCCGTTATTTGCCGGAGAGTTTTCTATGGCTCGCAAGCAAAGGGAAAAAAGAACAGGCAATAGCTGATGCAAAGAAATATTATGGCGAAGCAGGCTATCTGGAAAGGACAGACAACACAAAGGATCTCTCGGATAGCAGAGATCTGAATAAAACCAGCCACTTCTGGCTTAAGTTCTTTGCCACATTGACAACAGCATTTGCAGGAACCACGGGATTCGGGCTTATAGCCTATGAACTGGGGCCTATAATCTTTCCAAACCTTACAGATCTGATACTTCTGGTTTCCAGTGTAGCAGCCTTCGCAATGGGTTTAATAGGATTTTTCGGCGAAAAAATCAGCAGGAAATCAATGCTGCTATGGGGAAATCTGGGTGCACTTGCTTTTACTATTATAACGTATGAACTTATAGGCACCTGGTCTAAATATATTATACTGTTCTGGGCTCTCGTCGTTATATTGAATGCCTTTGTACAGTTAGGTTACCTGGCTGAGGATACATTAAAATCTGAAGTATGGGCTACAAAATCCAGAGGGAGCCTTACTGCGCTTGTAAGATTTCTTGGCATAGGCCTATATATCCCTACAATTTATATTACCTATACATACAATATATACCAGTATATGCTTTTCAACATTCTTGTATGGGTTATAGGTTCTGCAGGTGCTGTTGCATGGTATATTCTGGGCAAAGAAACAGGCAAGGGAATACCTATTGAACTAGCAGACTGA
- a CDS encoding cysteate racemase, producing MEINIGIIGGMGPKATNQFLDRITELTEAANDQEHVRYILYSDPEIPDRIGAYFNGTKSPVDAINKGIDFLERNGITTIAIPCNTAHIWFSEFKAGVNLLNMVDLTVKAILDSGYKHPGFLATTATIKSRLYIKNLEEAGISAIIPEQEDTVMQAVKLVKLGEISRAKATLKPVVKELEDNGSDSIIMACTEIPVILNREDTELPLIDSDRILAEKIILSAGKRLKPYNK from the coding sequence ATGGAAATAAATATTGGCATTATAGGTGGCATGGGCCCAAAGGCAACAAACCAGTTTCTGGACCGAATTACTGAATTGACAGAAGCAGCAAATGACCAGGAACATGTAAGATATATACTTTACAGTGATCCTGAGATTCCTGACAGGATAGGCGCTTATTTCAACGGTACCAAAAGCCCGGTGGATGCCATAAACAAAGGCATAGATTTTCTTGAAAGGAACGGCATAACAACAATAGCTATACCCTGCAATACGGCACATATATGGTTCAGTGAGTTTAAAGCAGGTGTCAATCTGCTAAATATGGTTGACCTTACAGTAAAAGCTATACTAGACTCTGGATACAAACATCCAGGATTTCTGGCAACTACTGCAACTATCAAATCCAGGCTTTACATTAAAAATCTGGAAGAAGCCGGTATCTCTGCCATAATTCCGGAACAGGAGGATACAGTAATGCAAGCGGTGAAGCTGGTGAAACTTGGAGAGATTTCCAGGGCAAAGGCTACCTTGAAGCCAGTGGTTAAAGAACTTGAAGATAATGGCTCGGATTCTATTATTATGGCATGCACTGAAATACCTGTTATACTGAATAGGGAGGATACAGAACTGCCATTGATAGATTCAGACCGCATCCTTGCTGAGAAAATAATATTATCTGCGGGAAAACGGCTCAAGCCTTATAATAAATAA